Proteins encoded by one window of Actinocorallia herbida:
- a CDS encoding DUF4350 domain-containing protein, whose amino-acid sequence MTAVAEVESAGRVAGRRFRRWRGIAAALAAVAVLAVLLAALRPTATSGYLDPEDVTDAGTRALAEIVREHGTEVTVVRSPAEAAGSAAADGLLVVARDERLTEDDLDLIAGSRAPLLLIEPVTGVLDALAPGVTEATSVAGGEVTPGCTLADAAGAVDFEAATVYSAPSGAVTCYRDEEFARLVRVQGPRTVTVIGSGAPFTNGSLTEAGNAALGMNLLDVPGGVVWLVPPLPVEDDDVVGQESLTDLIPPGVRLFFWQLAIAVVLAALWRARRLGPVVVERLPVAVRSAEAVEGRARLYRAAHARDRAALALRGAARERLVPLLGLPRSAAGDLGRAAEVSALVAARSGIEEQTARWALYGPDPADDRELLQLTDLLDELERRVR is encoded by the coding sequence GTGACGGCCGTGGCCGAGGTGGAGAGCGCCGGACGGGTCGCAGGGCGCAGGTTCCGGAGATGGCGGGGAATCGCGGCGGCTCTGGCCGCGGTGGCCGTCCTCGCCGTTCTGCTCGCCGCCTTGCGGCCCACCGCCACGAGCGGCTACCTCGACCCCGAGGACGTCACGGACGCCGGGACCAGGGCGCTCGCGGAGATAGTCCGGGAGCACGGCACCGAGGTGACCGTCGTGCGGTCGCCCGCGGAGGCCGCCGGCAGCGCGGCCGCCGACGGGCTGCTGGTGGTCGCCCGCGACGAGCGGCTGACCGAGGACGATCTCGACCTGATCGCCGGATCCCGGGCGCCGCTGCTGCTCATCGAGCCGGTCACCGGGGTGCTCGACGCGCTGGCCCCGGGCGTCACGGAGGCCACGTCGGTGGCGGGCGGCGAGGTCACGCCGGGCTGCACGCTCGCCGACGCCGCGGGCGCCGTCGACTTCGAGGCGGCCACGGTGTACTCGGCGCCTTCGGGAGCCGTCACCTGTTACCGCGACGAGGAGTTCGCGCGCCTGGTCAGGGTGCAGGGCCCGCGCACGGTGACGGTCATAGGCTCCGGCGCGCCCTTCACCAACGGCTCCTTGACCGAGGCCGGCAACGCGGCCCTCGGCATGAACCTCTTGGACGTGCCGGGCGGCGTCGTCTGGCTGGTGCCGCCCCTTCCGGTGGAAGACGACGACGTCGTCGGCCAGGAGTCCCTCACCGATCTCATCCCGCCGGGCGTACGGCTGTTCTTCTGGCAGCTCGCCATCGCCGTCGTCCTGGCGGCGCTGTGGCGGGCCAGGAGGCTCGGCCCCGTCGTGGTGGAAAGGCTGCCCGTCGCGGTGCGCTCGGCCGAGGCCGTCGAAGGCAGGGCGCGGCTCTACCGCGCCGCCCATGCCCGCGACAGGGCGGCGCTCGCCCTGCGCGGCGCGGCGCGGGAGCGGCTCGTCCCGCTGCTGGGGCTGCCGCGCAGCGCCGCGGGCGACCTCGGAAGGGCCGCCGAGGTGAGCGCGCTGGTCGCCGCCCGAAGCGGCATCGAGGAGCAGACCGCGCGCTGGGCGCTGTACGGTCCTGACCCGGCGGACGATCGGGAACTCCTCCAGCTGACCGACCTTTTGGACGAACTGGAAAGACGGGTGCGATGA
- a CDS encoding DUF4129 domain-containing protein produces the protein MSAADPVTREQARELAERELEKAVYHRDRPSFLDKMLDQIKEWLEDILPDPPSPGPGHGGGGLTLVILVVLAAVVVAAVLWWMRGRKNPSAKKALLEDVPTRAVDHRSAAERMAAEGRFAEAIRERLRAIARDLEERAILLPRPGRTALELAVEASSALPVDLMPGARVFDEVWYGDRPGTPEGYALLVALDDAVRAARPRPLEAV, from the coding sequence GTGAGCGCCGCGGACCCGGTGACCCGGGAGCAGGCGCGCGAACTCGCGGAACGGGAGCTGGAGAAGGCGGTCTACCACCGCGACCGGCCGTCGTTCCTCGACAAGATGCTCGACCAGATCAAGGAGTGGCTGGAGGACATCCTGCCCGACCCGCCCTCGCCGGGTCCCGGCCACGGCGGCGGCGGGCTGACGCTGGTCATCCTCGTGGTGCTCGCCGCGGTGGTCGTCGCAGCGGTGCTGTGGTGGATGCGCGGCCGCAAGAACCCGTCGGCCAAGAAGGCCCTGCTGGAGGACGTGCCCACGCGCGCGGTCGACCACAGGTCCGCGGCCGAGCGGATGGCCGCCGAAGGGCGGTTCGCGGAGGCGATCAGGGAAAGGCTCCGCGCGATAGCGCGTGACCTGGAGGAGCGCGCGATCCTTCTGCCCCGGCCCGGCCGGACCGCCTTGGAGCTCGCGGTCGAGGCGTCGTCCGCGCTGCCCGTCGACCTCATGCCGGGCGCGCGCGTCTTCGACGAGGTCTGGTACGGAGACCGTCCGGGCACCCCGGAGGGCTATGCCCTGCTCGTCGCCCTGGACGACGCGGTACGCGCCGCGAGGCCCCGGCCCCTGGAGGCGGTGTGA
- the mtrA gene encoding MtrAB system response regulator MtrA: MRGRVLVVDDDLALAEMLGIVLRGEGFEPFFVHDGDKALEAFREARPDLVLLDLMLPGADGIDVCRQIRAESGIPIVMLTAKSDTVDVVLGLESGADDYVVKPFKPKELVARVRARLRRTDEPAPETLQIGDIAIDVAGHSVKRGDKHIPLTPLEFDLLVALARKPRQVFTREVLLEQVWGYRHAADTRLVNVHVQRLRAKIEKDPERPEIVVTVRGVGYKAGPA, translated from the coding sequence ATGAGGGGACGTGTACTGGTCGTCGACGACGACCTGGCGCTCGCGGAGATGCTCGGCATCGTTCTGCGCGGCGAAGGCTTCGAGCCGTTCTTCGTCCATGACGGGGACAAGGCTCTCGAGGCGTTCCGCGAAGCTCGGCCCGACCTCGTCCTGCTCGACCTGATGCTCCCCGGCGCCGACGGCATCGACGTGTGCCGTCAGATCCGCGCCGAGTCCGGCATCCCGATCGTCATGCTGACGGCCAAGAGCGACACCGTCGACGTGGTCCTCGGGCTGGAGTCCGGCGCCGACGACTACGTCGTCAAGCCGTTCAAGCCCAAGGAACTGGTCGCCCGGGTACGCGCCCGGCTGCGCCGCACCGACGAGCCCGCGCCCGAGACCCTCCAGATCGGCGACATCGCGATCGACGTCGCGGGCCACTCGGTCAAGCGCGGCGACAAGCACATCCCGCTCACCCCGCTGGAGTTCGACCTGCTCGTCGCGCTGGCCCGCAAACCGCGCCAGGTCTTCACCCGCGAGGTGCTGCTGGAGCAGGTGTGGGGCTACCGGCACGCGGCCGACACCCGGCTGGTGAACGTGCACGTCCAGCGCCTGCGCGCCAAGATCGAGAAGGACCCTGAGCGGCCCGAGATCGTCGTGACCGTACGGGGCGTGGGTTACAAGGCCGGCCCGGCTTAA
- the mtrB gene encoding MtrAB system histidine kinase MtrB, with the protein MKTTLRRIVDGLWRRSYVRWRRSIQVRVVTSTLLISTIVAVVLGVFLMQQITTALLDGKAEAASQQLNEGLGILKRTPGDSVAEKVAKELAARSGPSGLYEVYLRDTREKTNGGVPTNDLDPASIPRRLATALSEAPDGDKVWTIGELSRQYHDPEPALIIGGKDGPYELYYLFPLDQEQKTISIVQRTLVGVGVALALLLAAIASVVTRQIVIPVRLAAQSAERLAAGRLEERMKVRGEDDLAKLGRSFNDMAETLQEKIYELETLSQVQRQFVSDVSHELRTPLTTMKIAADMLYEHREDFQAGVSRSTELLQSQMERFESLLSDLLEISRHDAGAATLDAESLDLRELVLNAVGDVEDVAERRGSKVVLKLPGEACMAEVDRRRVARILRNLLFNAVEHGEGGDIVVTVAADRDAVALAVRDHGTGLRPGDAQQVFDRFWRADPSRARTIGGTGLGLSISREDAQLHGGWLQAWGEPGVGSQFRLSLPRTAGTELRGSPLPLVPAEVELNRTIITDLEAAE; encoded by the coding sequence ATGAAGACCACCCTGCGGCGTATCGTCGACGGCCTCTGGCGGCGTTCCTACGTCCGCTGGCGCCGGTCCATCCAGGTGCGGGTGGTCACCTCCACCCTGCTCATCTCCACGATCGTCGCGGTGGTGCTCGGGGTCTTCCTCATGCAGCAGATCACCACCGCGCTGCTGGACGGCAAGGCCGAGGCCGCCTCCCAGCAGCTCAACGAGGGCCTGGGCATCCTCAAGCGCACCCCCGGCGACAGCGTCGCCGAGAAGGTCGCCAAGGAGCTCGCGGCGCGCAGCGGCCCGTCCGGCCTGTACGAGGTCTACCTGCGGGACACCCGCGAGAAGACCAACGGCGGCGTGCCCACCAACGACCTCGACCCGGCGAGCATCCCCCGCCGGCTGGCGACCGCGCTCAGCGAAGCGCCCGACGGCGACAAGGTCTGGACGATCGGGGAGCTGTCCCGGCAGTACCACGACCCCGAGCCCGCGCTGATCATCGGCGGCAAGGACGGGCCGTACGAGCTGTACTACCTGTTCCCGCTCGACCAGGAGCAGAAGACGATCAGCATCGTCCAGCGCACCCTCGTCGGGGTCGGCGTCGCCCTGGCGCTGCTGCTCGCCGCGATCGCCTCGGTGGTGACCCGCCAGATCGTCATCCCGGTCCGGCTCGCCGCGCAGTCGGCGGAGCGGCTCGCGGCGGGGCGCCTCGAGGAGCGGATGAAGGTGCGCGGCGAGGACGACCTCGCCAAGCTCGGCCGCTCGTTCAACGACATGGCCGAGACGCTCCAGGAGAAGATCTACGAGCTGGAGACCCTCTCCCAGGTGCAGCGCCAGTTCGTCTCCGACGTCTCGCACGAGCTGCGCACCCCGCTCACCACGATGAAGATCGCCGCGGACATGCTCTACGAGCACCGAGAAGACTTCCAGGCCGGGGTGAGCCGCTCCACCGAGCTGCTGCAAAGCCAGATGGAGCGCTTCGAGTCGCTGCTCTCGGACCTCCTGGAGATCAGCAGGCACGACGCCGGCGCGGCGACCCTCGACGCGGAGTCCCTGGACCTCCGCGAACTCGTGCTGAACGCCGTCGGGGACGTCGAGGACGTGGCCGAGCGGCGCGGCAGCAAGGTCGTGCTGAAGCTCCCCGGCGAGGCGTGCATGGCCGAGGTGGACCGCCGCCGGGTCGCGCGCATCCTCCGTAACCTCCTGTTCAACGCGGTCGAGCACGGCGAGGGCGGCGACATCGTCGTCACCGTCGCGGCCGACCGGGACGCGGTGGCGCTGGCCGTCCGCGACCACGGCACCGGCCTGCGGCCGGGCGACGCCCAGCAGGTCTTCGACCGGTTCTGGCGGGCCGACCCGTCCCGGGCCAGGACCATCGGCGGCACCGGCCTCGGTCTGTCGATCTCCCGCGAGGACGCCCAGCTGCACGGCGGCTGGCTCCAGGCGTGGGGCGAACCGGGCGTCGGCTCGCAGTTCCGGCTGTCGCTGCCGCGCACCGCGGGGACCGAGCTGCGCGGCTCCCCGCTGCCGCTCGTGCCCGCCGAGGTGGAGCTGAACCGGACCATCATCACCGATCTGGAGGCCGCCGAATGA
- a CDS encoding LpqB family beta-propeller domain-containing protein, protein MRRLRPFAAGLCALVLLTGCASLPTGGRVSTHTNDARTEPFDEPYVRIEPTRPKQGWTPKEVVEGYLVAMANFDNDRAAFRSYLDEDVEFDAAVRPEVNVLDDETFQGPMPISERDDLAIVQIVGDRLGKITPSGQYLAAAQHAYDVTFTLRKNKAGDWRISYASGAAPELVLKRSDVDRAFRTTNLYYLAPDARSLVPDSVFLPQLNRSDLPSQLVKSLLSRTTPWLRDAVVSSFPLGTRLLGGKVTLEDDDVVTVNLSAEAAAGDVDRMSAQLMWTLGQLTEVQSMRLQIDGKTQRTSDGIEVQTLARWQPLGPDAPFNEVAASKYLLDGSGHLSLLQGKEPSPFPSLAKRTFREPAVALDAREFAAISGRSLYVGDTSTGAVSEVLKAQEGATLLRPSWDRHGYLWIVQNKGSESTLWLRSPGGVRAVQVPLPKNLVGQIKALRVAHDGVRVAALVSGAVKTEIQIARIAPSATSGYSIDEFHPINAELSGLVDLAWRDADTLAVLGKSGTSSSSVLPYEVPISGGAISPVGGSFEGTPVSIGAAPGETILLGIESKERPEPTTCVQTPSEEPRFSTWDCDITGSSPTYPG, encoded by the coding sequence ATGAGACGGCTCCGCCCCTTCGCCGCGGGCCTTTGCGCACTCGTCCTGCTGACGGGCTGCGCGTCACTGCCCACCGGCGGCCGGGTCTCCACGCACACCAACGACGCGCGCACCGAGCCGTTCGACGAGCCGTACGTCCGGATCGAACCGACCCGGCCGAAGCAGGGCTGGACCCCCAAGGAGGTCGTCGAGGGCTATCTGGTCGCCATGGCCAACTTCGACAACGACCGGGCCGCCTTCCGTTCCTACCTCGACGAGGACGTCGAGTTCGACGCCGCGGTCCGGCCCGAGGTCAACGTGCTGGACGACGAGACGTTCCAGGGGCCGATGCCGATATCGGAACGCGACGACCTGGCCATCGTGCAGATCGTCGGCGACCGGCTCGGCAAGATCACCCCGTCCGGGCAGTACCTCGCGGCCGCGCAGCACGCCTATGACGTGACGTTCACCCTGCGCAAGAACAAGGCGGGCGACTGGCGCATCTCGTACGCGTCGGGCGCCGCCCCCGAACTCGTGCTGAAGCGCAGCGACGTCGACCGGGCGTTCCGCACCACGAACCTGTACTACCTCGCGCCGGACGCGCGCAGCCTCGTCCCCGACTCGGTGTTCCTGCCGCAGCTCAACCGCTCCGACCTGCCCAGCCAGCTCGTCAAGTCGCTGCTCAGCCGGACCACGCCGTGGCTCCGCGACGCCGTCGTGTCGTCGTTCCCGCTCGGCACCCGGCTCCTCGGCGGCAAGGTCACGCTGGAGGACGACGACGTCGTCACCGTCAATCTGAGCGCCGAGGCCGCGGCCGGCGACGTCGACCGCATGTCGGCGCAGCTCATGTGGACGCTCGGCCAGCTGACCGAGGTCCAGTCGATGCGGCTCCAGATCGACGGGAAGACCCAGCGGACCAGCGACGGCATCGAGGTGCAGACCCTCGCCCGGTGGCAGCCGCTCGGCCCGGACGCGCCCTTCAACGAGGTGGCCGCCAGCAAGTACCTCCTCGACGGCTCGGGGCACCTGTCCCTGCTCCAGGGCAAGGAGCCGTCCCCCTTCCCGTCCCTGGCGAAGCGGACCTTCCGGGAACCCGCCGTCGCACTCGACGCGCGGGAGTTCGCCGCCATCTCCGGGCGCTCCCTGTACGTCGGGGACACCTCGACGGGGGCGGTCTCGGAGGTGCTCAAGGCCCAGGAGGGCGCGACCCTGCTCCGGCCGTCATGGGATCGTCACGGATACCTGTGGATCGTGCAGAACAAGGGCTCGGAATCGACCCTGTGGCTGCGGTCTCCGGGCGGGGTCAGAGCGGTCCAGGTGCCTTTGCCGAAGAACCTCGTCGGGCAGATCAAGGCCCTGCGCGTCGCGCACGACGGCGTCCGGGTCGCCGCTCTCGTCTCCGGCGCGGTCAAGACCGAGATCCAGATCGCGCGGATCGCGCCCAGCGCGACCTCGGGCTACAGCATCGACGAGTTCCACCCGATCAACGCGGAGCTGTCCGGCCTCGTCGACCTGGCCTGGCGGGACGCCGACACCCTCGCCGTCCTCGGCAAGTCCGGCACCTCCAGCAGCAGCGTCCTCCCGTACGAGGTCCCCATCAGCGGCGGCGCCATCAGCCCCGTGGGCGGCAGCTTCGAAGGCACCCCCGTCAGCATCGGCGCCGCCCCCGGCGAGACCATCCTCCTGGGCATCGAATCCAAAGAACGCCCGGAGCCCACCACCTGCGTCCAGACCCCCAGCGAAGAACCCCGCTTCAGCACCTGGGACTGCGACATCACCGGCTCCTCCCCCACCTACCCCGGCTGA
- a CDS encoding ComF family protein encodes MVISRVLSVLFSLGEAAGGLLGPGGLEVSGVLGAACLAGLCVLAVPGVAGALGMLPALVDLLLPPCCTACRAPGHVLCSGCAAPLGGPGLPVPVFTRAERARAVPPVWALGEHEGVLRRLVIAHKERGRAPLAVPLGAALARLAADTALRGRPSPGGAGAQGEVWVVAVPSGRRSVRRRGRDAMGELAEAAAAELRARGRPARAVAALSRRVGTADQGGLGPTERRRNLQGAMRASPEIAGARVLLLDDVVTTGASLREACRALTAAGARLEGAVLLTSALKGRIATIGNARLGKCQESRKLTGPPEDADLSLSPCTRALQPRSRSP; translated from the coding sequence ATGGTCATTTCTCGGGTACTCAGCGTTCTCTTCTCACTCGGCGAAGCGGCCGGCGGGCTGCTCGGGCCCGGCGGGCTCGAGGTCTCCGGGGTGCTGGGGGCGGCGTGCCTGGCCGGGTTGTGCGTGCTCGCGGTGCCCGGCGTCGCCGGGGCGCTCGGGATGCTGCCCGCGCTGGTGGATCTGCTGCTGCCGCCGTGCTGCACGGCGTGCCGGGCCCCCGGGCACGTGCTGTGCTCCGGCTGCGCGGCGCCCCTGGGCGGGCCCGGCCTCCCCGTCCCCGTCTTCACGCGTGCGGAGCGCGCGCGGGCGGTCCCGCCCGTTTGGGCGCTGGGCGAGCACGAGGGCGTCCTGCGCCGTCTCGTCATCGCGCACAAGGAACGCGGCAGGGCTCCCCTGGCCGTCCCGCTCGGCGCGGCCCTGGCACGGCTGGCCGCCGACACCGCCCTGCGCGGCCGCCCCTCCCCCGGCGGGGCGGGCGCGCAGGGCGAGGTCTGGGTGGTGGCGGTGCCTTCGGGGCGGCGGTCGGTGCGGCGGCGCGGGCGGGACGCGATGGGGGAGCTCGCCGAGGCCGCGGCGGCCGAGCTGCGGGCACGCGGCAGGCCCGCACGCGCGGTGGCCGCCCTGTCCAGGCGGGTGGGCACCGCGGATCAGGGCGGCCTAGGGCCCACCGAGCGGCGGCGCAACCTCCAGGGCGCGATGCGCGCCTCCCCCGAGATCGCGGGAGCCCGGGTCCTCCTGCTCGACGACGTGGTGACCACCGGGGCGTCCCTGCGAGAGGCGTGCCGGGCGCTCACCGCGGCGGGCGCACGACTCGAAGGGGCCGTTCTTCTCACCAGCGCCCTCAAAGGAAGAATCGCCACAATTGGTAACGCACGGTTAGGGAAATGCCAAGAATCCAGGAAACTCACCGGCCCGCCAGAAGACGCTGACCTGTCCCTCAGCCCCTGCACCAGGGCACTACAGCCGCGAAGTCGATCACCGTAG
- the hpf gene encoding ribosome hibernation-promoting factor, HPF/YfiA family: protein MDIIVKGRRTDVNDRFKRHVDSKLAKLEKLDSKIIRVDVEVSSERNPRMADQKERVELTLHSRGPVIRAEAASDDRYGALDMALDKLDSRLRRVSDRRKTHYGTRTPPKMNGMEAMPSTLPPTPEPVRAPEPARAGLARVAAATGVAVSDRRPDGFERPDLEEELLTIDKDGNCPVVVREKTHKAEPMHIDQALYEMELVGHDFFLFSDRESGLPSVVYRRRGWDYGVIRLIDE, encoded by the coding sequence GTGGACATCATCGTGAAGGGCCGACGCACCGACGTGAACGACCGCTTCAAGCGGCACGTCGACAGCAAGCTCGCCAAGCTGGAGAAGCTCGACTCCAAGATCATCAGGGTGGACGTCGAGGTGAGCTCGGAGCGCAACCCGCGGATGGCGGACCAGAAGGAGCGCGTCGAGCTGACGCTCCACTCCAGGGGTCCGGTGATCCGGGCCGAGGCGGCGTCCGACGACCGCTACGGCGCGCTCGACATGGCCCTGGACAAGCTGGACTCGAGGCTGCGGCGGGTCTCCGACCGGCGCAAGACCCACTACGGCACCCGTACCCCGCCCAAGATGAACGGTATGGAGGCGATGCCGTCGACCCTGCCGCCCACCCCGGAGCCCGTCCGCGCTCCCGAGCCGGCCCGCGCCGGGCTCGCCCGGGTCGCCGCCGCGACCGGTGTCGCGGTGTCCGACCGCAGGCCCGACGGCTTCGAGCGGCCCGACCTCGAGGAGGAGCTGCTCACCATCGACAAGGACGGGAACTGCCCCGTCGTCGTCCGGGAGAAGACCCACAAGGCCGAGCCGATGCACATCGACCAGGCCCTCTACGAAATGGAACTTGTCGGCCACGATTTCTTCCTGTTCTCTGACAGGGAGAGCGGCCTTCCCAGCGTCGTCTACCGCAGGAGGGGTTGGGACTACGGCGTCATCCGTCTCATTGACGAGTGA
- a CDS encoding response regulator: protein MSEIPEPRTDPIRVLIVDDHALFRRGLEMVLTGEAGIEVVGEGGDGLEAVDKARDLLPDVILMDIRMPRRGGIEACVAIKEAVPSAKIVMLTISDEEEDLFEALKAGASGYLLKEIAIDEVPQSVRAVHGGQSLISPSMASKLISEFTALARRSEERQQQVPAPRLTDREMEVLRLVARGLGNREIAKELFISENTVKNHIRNILEKLQLHSRMEAVVYAVREKLLEIT, encoded by the coding sequence GTGAGCGAGATCCCCGAACCTCGCACCGATCCGATCCGAGTCCTGATCGTGGACGACCACGCCCTGTTCCGCCGGGGTCTGGAGATGGTCCTGACCGGCGAGGCCGGGATCGAAGTGGTCGGCGAGGGCGGTGACGGGCTGGAAGCCGTCGACAAGGCACGCGACCTGCTGCCCGACGTGATCCTGATGGACATCAGGATGCCGCGCCGCGGCGGTATCGAGGCCTGCGTCGCCATCAAGGAGGCGGTGCCGAGCGCCAAGATCGTCATGCTGACGATCAGCGACGAGGAGGAGGATCTCTTCGAGGCGCTCAAGGCGGGTGCCAGCGGCTATCTGCTCAAGGAGATAGCCATAGACGAAGTGCCCCAGTCCGTCCGGGCCGTGCACGGCGGGCAGTCCCTGATCAGCCCGTCCATGGCGTCGAAGCTGATCAGCGAGTTCACCGCGCTGGCCCGGCGGTCCGAGGAACGGCAGCAGCAGGTCCCCGCGCCACGGCTGACCGACCGCGAGATGGAGGTGCTCCGCCTCGTCGCCCGCGGCCTCGGCAACCGGGAGATCGCCAAAGAGCTGTTCATCTCCGAGAACACCGTGAAGAACCACATCCGCAACATCCTGGAGAAACTCCAGCTGCACTCCCGCATGGAAGCCGTCGTCTACGCGGTCCGCGAGAAACTGCTGGAGATCACCTGA
- a CDS encoding stage II sporulation protein M — protein MDVDAYAAAHNAEWLRLEELINRAGKLRGAEIDELVELYQRAATHLSVVRSASPDPALIGRLTSLVARGRAAVSGANAPLWRDAARLITVSFPGTVYRQRWWWLGCALFGNLLALAVALWVAGDPRVQSTLGTPYDIQQLVEHDFANYYTEHEAGAFAFQVWVNNAWVSAQAIVFGILLGIPTLYVLVVNQLNLGVTGGLMAAHGKTDIFFGLILPHGLLELTAVYVACGVGLRLGWTIIDPGARPRGRALAEEGRAAMSVVLGLIGVLLVSGAIEGFVTGWVHTTWLRIGIGVVAEIAFLAYVWYFGRKAVAAGDTGDAIDTPDLAPAAA, from the coding sequence GTGGATGTCGACGCCTATGCTGCCGCGCACAATGCCGAATGGCTCCGGCTGGAAGAGCTCATCAACCGCGCCGGCAAGCTCCGCGGCGCCGAGATCGACGAACTCGTCGAGCTGTACCAGAGGGCCGCGACGCACCTCTCGGTCGTCAGATCGGCCTCGCCCGATCCGGCGCTCATCGGGCGCCTGACGTCGCTCGTCGCGCGCGGCAGGGCCGCGGTCTCGGGGGCGAACGCGCCGCTGTGGCGGGACGCCGCGAGGCTCATCACCGTGTCGTTCCCCGGCACGGTCTACCGGCAGCGCTGGTGGTGGCTGGGCTGCGCCCTGTTCGGGAACCTGCTGGCCCTGGCCGTCGCGCTGTGGGTGGCGGGCGATCCGCGGGTACAGAGCACGCTCGGCACCCCGTACGACATCCAGCAGCTGGTCGAGCACGACTTCGCGAACTACTACACCGAGCACGAGGCGGGCGCGTTCGCGTTCCAGGTGTGGGTGAACAACGCGTGGGTGTCGGCGCAGGCGATCGTGTTCGGCATCCTGCTCGGCATCCCGACCCTGTACGTACTGGTGGTCAACCAGCTCAACCTCGGCGTCACCGGCGGGCTGATGGCCGCGCACGGCAAGACCGACATCTTCTTCGGCCTGATCCTCCCGCACGGCCTGCTGGAGCTGACCGCGGTCTACGTGGCGTGCGGCGTGGGCCTGCGCCTCGGCTGGACGATCATCGACCCGGGCGCGCGCCCGCGCGGCAGGGCACTGGCCGAAGAAGGCCGCGCCGCGATGAGCGTGGTCCTCGGCCTCATCGGTGTGCTGCTGGTCTCCGGCGCCATCGAGGGCTTCGTGACGGGCTGGGTGCACACGACCTGGCTCCGCATCGGCATCGGCGTCGTCGCCGAGATCGCCTTCCTCGCCTATGTCTGGTACTTCGGCCGCAAGGCCGTCGCCGCGGGCGACACCGGTGACGCCATCGACACCCCGGACCTCGCCCCGGCCGCGGCCTGA
- a CDS encoding RDD family protein encodes MTVTSAELVTGEAVALDLRPARLASRASALLLDLAIMFAVVSTLMQAVQFVVLVADEAVAVGLSIVVTVGTFVGYPAISETLTRGKSVGKMALGLRVVAVDGGVVRFRQALMRALTGFVEFLMFMGAPALICSLFNREGRRLGDLFAGTLVIQDRTAATAALPPPAMMPPHLAPWAAALELSQISDDLALSARQYLLRYWELLPDVRVSMGASLLQRFLPLLSPPPPPGNPPELLLTAVLAERRTREERRLAARKARRVDHLRRTGQHIPTEQPSHIRPYLPPTTAYLPVFPPPAPYPAAPGHHPTPPPGYAPGPYPAAPPPPGHDPAKSYAPSSGPQPTPPARPPLR; translated from the coding sequence ATGACGGTCACCTCGGCAGAACTGGTCACCGGCGAGGCGGTCGCCCTCGATCTGCGGCCCGCCCGCCTGGCCAGCCGCGCGTCGGCGCTGCTCCTGGACCTGGCGATCATGTTCGCGGTGGTGTCCACCCTGATGCAGGCCGTACAGTTCGTCGTGCTGGTCGCCGACGAGGCGGTGGCCGTCGGATTGAGCATCGTGGTGACCGTCGGGACGTTCGTCGGCTACCCGGCGATCTCCGAGACGCTGACGCGCGGCAAGTCCGTCGGAAAGATGGCGCTCGGGCTGCGGGTCGTCGCGGTGGACGGCGGGGTCGTCCGGTTCCGCCAGGCGCTGATGCGGGCGCTCACCGGGTTCGTCGAGTTCCTCATGTTCATGGGCGCGCCCGCACTGATCTGCTCGCTGTTCAACCGGGAGGGCCGCCGCCTCGGCGACCTCTTCGCGGGCACCCTCGTCATCCAGGACCGCACGGCGGCGACCGCCGCGCTTCCGCCGCCCGCGATGATGCCCCCGCACCTCGCCCCGTGGGCCGCGGCGCTCGAACTCTCCCAGATCTCCGACGACCTGGCCCTCAGCGCCCGCCAGTACCTCCTCCGCTACTGGGAGCTCCTCCCCGACGTCCGCGTCTCCATGGGCGCCTCCCTCCTCCAGCGCTTCCTGCCGCTGCTGTCGCCGCCCCCGCCCCCGGGCAACCCGCCGGAGCTCCTGCTGACCGCCGTCCTCGCCGAACGCCGCACTCGCGAGGAACGCCGCCTCGCCGCCCGCAAGGCCCGCCGCGTCGACCACCTGCGCCGGACCGGCCAGCACATCCCCACCGAACAGCCCTCCCACATCCGCCCCTACCTTCCCCCCACCACCGCCTACCTCCCCGTCTTCCCGCCCCCCGCCCCCTACCCCGCGGCCCCTGGCCACCACCCCACCCCACCTCCCGGCTACGCCCCGGGCCCCTACCCCGCGGCTCCCCCGCCCCCTGGCCACGACCCGGCCAAGTCCTACGCCCCTTCCTCCGGCCCCCAGCCGACCCCACCCGCGCGTCCTCCCCTGCGCTGA